From Rhodovastum atsumiense, a single genomic window includes:
- a CDS encoding sensor histidine kinase: MRPIPRTGLRFGIGGAPERAKARILQAASWLSAAWPHFTLRRRVALIVFATSAPLLLFNLVGAVQLFERNRAEARQQALYIARTVASVVENDLRGRLGVLEVLGTMEFLRAGNFDRFREVAIRLVRERFTAQDDIFVIRADGQQLVNTAVPAGKPLPMTRNTAFLTAVLQSGRPRISDLIIGTVSRKAIFNVGIPVRTAGGDELMLAMSQQVASFDASLRRYRPNERWALSVLDGNAVWISRVPALEGLVGRAAPQPLPREIQQQQEGIFEADMADGTPGYVAFAHLGEPAWIVTAAVPRRDVILPALWAAAVDVTWTLAFLVLGLVLATAVSHSITAPLMRLRRFATAPERIIRDPSVTVTGLPETDEVAKALFLETRQRIEDQRLLLQSERRLQLVIRELNHRAKNALTTVQALAYQTARSGFGEETRRFVALFSDRLGSLAAAHDLLTAHAWDAIGIEKVVSAGLAPWMGGGAGGRIILTEAALPVIAPRQAQALMLAFHELATNATKYGALSVPEGSVEVRAHVEGAQASVEWIERGGPPVPGPPTRKGFGTHLMEKLVRRDLGDDAAVTRRFEPSGLVACFRFTPVVDSSVVEPSNGESHGDQAALPRGGRRGDDRGHARGIPERDRPRSRCLGCDLPKCGDPCTRE, encoded by the coding sequence ATGCGGCCGATACCCCGGACTGGTTTGCGGTTCGGGATTGGCGGCGCACCGGAGCGCGCAAAAGCCAGGATCCTGCAGGCGGCCTCATGGCTTTCCGCGGCATGGCCGCATTTCACGCTGCGGCGGCGGGTCGCGCTGATCGTCTTCGCGACCTCGGCGCCGTTGCTGCTGTTCAACCTGGTCGGTGCCGTGCAGTTGTTCGAGCGCAACCGCGCAGAGGCCAGGCAGCAGGCGCTCTACATCGCCCGCACGGTCGCGTCGGTGGTGGAAAACGACCTGCGCGGGCGGCTGGGCGTGCTGGAGGTGCTGGGCACGATGGAATTCCTGCGTGCCGGGAATTTCGACCGGTTCCGCGAAGTGGCCATCCGGCTTGTGCGCGAGCGGTTCACCGCCCAGGACGACATCTTCGTCATCCGCGCCGATGGCCAGCAACTGGTCAACACCGCCGTGCCGGCGGGCAAGCCCCTGCCGATGACCCGGAACACGGCCTTCCTGACTGCGGTGCTGCAATCGGGCCGGCCACGGATTTCCGACCTGATCATCGGCACCGTTTCCCGCAAGGCGATCTTCAATGTCGGCATTCCGGTCCGCACCGCCGGCGGCGACGAGCTGATGCTCGCGATGAGCCAGCAGGTGGCGTCCTTCGATGCGAGCCTGCGCCGGTATCGTCCCAACGAGCGCTGGGCCTTGTCGGTGCTCGACGGCAACGCCGTGTGGATCTCGCGCGTGCCGGCCCTGGAGGGGCTGGTCGGACGGGCGGCGCCCCAGCCTTTGCCAAGGGAGATCCAGCAGCAGCAGGAGGGGATTTTCGAGGCCGACATGGCGGACGGGACCCCGGGCTACGTTGCCTTCGCGCATCTCGGCGAACCTGCCTGGATCGTCACCGCGGCGGTGCCGCGGCGCGATGTCATCCTGCCCGCGCTCTGGGCGGCGGCGGTGGATGTCACCTGGACCCTGGCCTTCCTCGTGCTGGGGCTGGTGCTCGCCACCGCGGTCTCGCACAGCATCACCGCGCCGCTGATGCGCCTGCGCCGCTTCGCCACCGCCCCCGAGCGCATCATCCGGGATCCATCGGTGACCGTGACCGGGTTGCCGGAAACCGATGAGGTGGCGAAGGCCCTGTTCCTCGAGACGCGGCAGCGCATAGAGGACCAGCGCCTGCTGCTGCAAAGCGAGCGGCGGCTGCAACTGGTCATCCGCGAACTCAATCACCGCGCCAAGAACGCGCTCACCACGGTGCAGGCCCTGGCCTACCAGACGGCGCGGTCCGGCTTCGGCGAGGAGACGCGGCGCTTCGTCGCGCTGTTCTCCGACCGGCTCGGATCGCTCGCCGCCGCCCATGACCTGTTGACGGCCCATGCCTGGGACGCGATCGGCATCGAGAAGGTGGTCAGTGCCGGCCTCGCGCCGTGGATGGGCGGCGGGGCGGGCGGACGGATCATCCTCACCGAGGCCGCATTGCCGGTGATCGCGCCGCGGCAGGCGCAGGCCCTGATGCTGGCCTTTCACGAACTCGCCACCAATGCCACCAAATACGGCGCCCTCTCGGTGCCCGAGGGGAGCGTGGAGGTGCGGGCGCATGTCGAAGGCGCCCAGGCCTCGGTCGAGTGGATCGAGCGCGGCGGCCCGCCGGTCCCCGGCCCGCCGACGCGCAAGGGTTTCGGCACCCATCTCATGGAAAAGCTGGTTCGTCGTGACCTCGGCGATGATGCCGCCGTGACCAGGCGCTTCGAGCCGTCGGGACTGGTGGCGTGCTTCCGGTTCACCCCCGTCGTCGACTCCAGTGTCGTCGAGCCCAGCAACGGAGAGTCCCATGGCGACCAGGCTGCGCTGCCTCGTGGTGGAAGACGAGGCGATGATCGCGGACATGCTCGAGGAATTCCTGAACGAGATCGGCCACGAAGTCGTTGCCTCGGCTGCGACCTTCCCAAGTGCGGTGATCCTTGCACGCGAGAGTGA
- a CDS encoding AraC family transcriptional regulator, producing the protein MPDASPGFPPVGATLAASLSAAVSSLVGRRMKLLYGWTDLGHITRIDLPDDHFHLAFRIDSGAPAQVDGTMQPPGTLLACGRASHFTLRMPGPGGWAAITLAPAPSCPVSAILAATERAAPRDVVPFTPPPAALAALAGLHARLVPSGPDEAGGTRPHLPEAPLLAALQACLTAPAPPPLSRIRRKALMDRLEAIILTAAHGTLTATDLAAATGVAGRTLRACCHAFTGMGPTQYVLRRRMALVRHALARADPDRHNVTGMALAHGFSELGRFAVLYKTLFGESPSVTLKRSGDDAEAEGILALFGAGSRCSVPLRTNPASTGTLPIGPLRSLGSLRDPSPPGGLAPWPPTKGNALGTRLSPPPAPLAASPLRRR; encoded by the coding sequence GTGCCAGACGCGTCGCCTGGGTTCCCCCCCGTCGGGGCGACGCTGGCGGCCAGCCTCTCCGCCGCGGTCAGCAGCCTCGTCGGCCGGCGGATGAAGCTGCTGTACGGTTGGACCGATCTGGGCCACATCACCCGCATCGATCTGCCGGACGATCACTTCCACCTCGCATTCCGCATCGATTCCGGCGCGCCGGCGCAGGTGGATGGCACGATGCAGCCGCCCGGCACCCTTCTCGCCTGCGGCCGCGCCAGCCACTTCACCCTGCGCATGCCCGGCCCGGGCGGCTGGGCGGCGATCACGCTCGCCCCCGCCCCGTCCTGCCCGGTCAGCGCCATCCTCGCCGCCACCGAACGCGCGGCACCGCGCGACGTCGTGCCGTTCACCCCGCCGCCCGCCGCCCTCGCCGCCCTCGCCGGGCTGCACGCAAGGCTGGTCCCGTCCGGCCCGGATGAGGCCGGCGGCACCCGGCCCCACCTGCCCGAAGCGCCCCTGCTCGCGGCGCTGCAGGCCTGCCTGACCGCACCCGCGCCACCGCCGCTTTCGCGCATCCGCCGCAAGGCCCTCATGGACCGGCTGGAAGCGATCATCCTCACCGCCGCGCACGGCACGCTGACCGCGACCGACCTGGCCGCCGCGACCGGGGTCGCCGGACGCACCCTGCGCGCCTGCTGCCACGCCTTCACCGGCATGGGCCCGACCCAGTACGTGCTGCGCCGGCGCATGGCCCTGGTGCGCCACGCCCTCGCGCGGGCCGATCCGGACCGGCACAACGTCACCGGCATGGCGCTGGCACACGGGTTTTCCGAACTCGGACGCTTCGCCGTGCTCTACAAGACGCTGTTCGGCGAAAGCCCCTCGGTGACCTTGAAGCGTTCCGGCGACGACGCCGAGGCCGAGGGCATCCTGGCCCTGTTCGGGGCGGGCAGTCGCTGCTCCGTCCCGCTCCGGACAAACCCGGCATCGACCGGGACGTTGCCCATCGGCCCGCTTCGCAGCCTTGGTTCGCTTCGCGACCCAAGCCCACCAGGGGGCCTTGCCCCCTGGCCCCCCACCAAGGGCAACGCCCTTGGAACCCGACTGTCACCGCCGCCCGCACCGCTGGCGGCTTCCCCCCTCCGCAGGAGATGA
- a CDS encoding response regulator: protein MLEEFLNEIGHEVVASAATFPSAVILARESECDVAILDINLNGEPSYAIGDILRERDIPFMFATGYGAGDLPGRFAAVPVLTKPYQIGVLSKAIENSARAAGGPPAA, encoded by the coding sequence ATGCTCGAGGAATTCCTGAACGAGATCGGCCACGAAGTCGTTGCCTCGGCTGCGACCTTCCCAAGTGCGGTGATCCTTGCACGCGAGAGTGAGTGCGATGTCGCCATCCTCGACATCAACCTGAACGGAGAGCCCAGCTACGCGATCGGCGATATCCTGCGCGAGCGCGACATTCCCTTCATGTTCGCCACCGGCTACGGTGCCGGCGACCTGCCCGGGCGCTTCGCGGCGGTGCCGGTGCTGACCAAGCCCTATCAGATCGGCGTCCTGTCGAAGGCGATCGAGAATTCGGCCAGGGCGGCCGGCGGTCCCCCGGCTGCGTGA
- a CDS encoding OmpA family protein produces MKIRAALLASSLAIPVAAQAQPAEGLYISALGGVNVMSDQTIKSVTVGPGVAIPLSGQRLDGHIGMSTGASARAAVGWGFGRLTDFGGPRVELEGDYLYNAFSGSGLRDSVYRTTNFTGNGNEQKYGVMVNVLWDFDIGQDWIYPYLGGGIGNIWSVWNANNANPSPLLGLNAGLSTNNTQSSFAYQAILGADFPIRQVPGLALVADFRFLGLTGHRNYGASYSGPALGGGLAINRPLVVGTAENYNYTFSVGLRYRFGAAPPPPPPVPAPVAAPTPAPSRTYLVFFDWNRADLTDRARQIIAEAAQNSTRVQYTRIEVAGHADHTGTAQYNQALSLRRAENVAAELVRNGVPRQAIAVQGFGFSRPLVPTAPGVREPQNRRVEIVLK; encoded by the coding sequence ATGAAGATCCGTGCGGCGCTGCTTGCGAGCTCGCTGGCAATCCCCGTTGCGGCACAGGCACAACCCGCCGAAGGGCTCTATATCTCGGCCCTGGGCGGCGTGAACGTGATGTCCGACCAGACGATCAAGTCGGTCACGGTCGGCCCCGGCGTGGCCATTCCGCTCAGCGGCCAGCGCCTGGATGGCCATATCGGCATGTCCACCGGCGCTTCGGCCCGCGCCGCGGTCGGCTGGGGCTTCGGCCGCCTGACCGACTTCGGCGGCCCGCGCGTCGAACTGGAAGGCGACTACCTCTACAACGCCTTCAGCGGCTCCGGCCTGCGTGACAGCGTCTACCGCACCACGAACTTCACCGGCAACGGCAACGAACAGAAATACGGCGTCATGGTGAACGTGCTGTGGGACTTCGACATCGGCCAGGACTGGATCTATCCGTATCTCGGCGGGGGCATCGGCAATATCTGGTCGGTCTGGAACGCCAATAACGCCAACCCCTCGCCGCTGCTCGGCCTGAACGCCGGGCTTTCCACCAACAACACGCAGAGCAGCTTCGCCTACCAGGCGATCCTGGGCGCCGACTTCCCGATCCGGCAGGTGCCGGGGCTCGCGCTGGTGGCCGATTTCCGCTTCCTCGGGCTGACCGGCCATCGCAACTACGGCGCGTCCTATTCCGGCCCCGCGCTGGGTGGCGGCCTCGCCATCAACCGCCCGCTCGTGGTCGGCACGGCCGAGAACTACAACTACACCTTCAGCGTCGGCCTGCGCTATCGCTTCGGCGCCGCGCCGCCGCCGCCCCCGCCCGTGCCCGCGCCGGTCGCGGCCCCGACGCCGGCGCCGTCGCGCACCTACCTGGTCTTCTTCGACTGGAACCGCGCCGACCTCACCGACCGCGCCCGCCAGATCATCGCCGAGGCAGCGCAGAACTCGACGCGCGTGCAATACACCCGCATCGAGGTCGCGGGCCATGCCGACCACACCGGCACCGCGCAGTACAACCAGGCCCTGTCGCTGCGCCGGGCCGAGAACGTCGCCGCCGAACTGGTGCGCAACGGCGTGCCGCGCCAGGCGATCGCGGTCCAGGGCTTCGGCTTCAGCCGCCCGCTGGTGCCGACCGCGCCGGGCGTGCGCGAGCCGCAGAACCGCCGGGTGGAAATCGTGCTGAAATAA
- a CDS encoding C2 family cysteine protease has product MTFQTEERSIPVNPTAGVSDDPSWGWQDGFSAAGLPAGLTAATAVQATGGGAAVSSLAGAPATSSTLTTSGGSIAYTSASWIVSLGDPVIKADMTTASADGVVTEVEMARLFTDLVTALASSHTTLSSSQFADLRTIAANLNVGESASSYVSYLTNALVLGNAANAKWTGGGTTATTLGNLAVGSTADQLSRLTGKWFLGTDLPSSTVSVSGTSFTVTYSVVQKPLYGSGGPSVNDINQGRLGDCYLLSSLAEVACRNPSIINDMITDNGNGTYGVRFFANGVAQYVTVANTLAGGGTVFNRGTALWGSLVEQAFAQFQASGITTGNSAYNYGNSFSSIGNGGFVANALEAITGATSITNYYAGNGSWEKDVLNGSLNWQNSTYNLSSASVLSAIAAALANGNDVILSSYTDAYDSSGRQTLVASHAMSVYGYNSSTQMLQIRNPWGSVSYGQTWNTTFEVSLSTLLAAGDVITIDNVGGGAGPSNVVTNALVSAAAGLQANAQVASFTIADTAANVVAGLSALAGDTKLSAITLTDATTPSLTLTNAAYAAGSAVLAKITSGFTLTVTGATVAGAAALQANAKVTSFTVSDTAARVVAGLSALAADAKLGAITLTDASRPSLTLTGAAYTAGSAALARISSTYTLVVTGATVISAAALQANAKVTSFTVSDTAANVVAGLSALGADTKLGTITLTDASRPSLTLTSAAFAAGSAALARISSTYTLAVTGATVAGAAALQANAKVTSFTVGDTAANVVAGLSALKADTKLGAITLTDAGQPSLTLTSAAYTAGSAVIAKITGSYTLAVTGATVGTATALQGNAKVTSFTVGDTAANVVTGLSALASDAKLSAITLTDAGRPSLTLTSAAFTAGSAVLAKITSSYNLTVTGATVGTAAALQGNAKVTSFTIGDTAANVVAGLSALGADAKLGTITLTDAGRPSLTLTSAAYSAGSAVLAKITSSYTLAVTGVAVANATTLQGNAKVTSFAIGDTAANVVAGLSALKADTKLNAITLTDAGRPSLALTSAAYSAGSAVLAKITSSYDLVVTGASVTNAAALQANAKVTSFTLSDTAANVKAALPALNADTKLTQMTIVGTAGADTLDLTNSRVAATINLGNNTALVSAGLGSPSLTFATPGDSIRLGSAAEVINYTLASNGGIETIANFQFGVDQLVLNLNGASASVLRTADTLVNGQHAVTIYGGTSPTAGVVLTGLDSSMTASILRSGHTSIANGYVTIT; this is encoded by the coding sequence GTGACGTTCCAAACCGAAGAGCGCTCGATTCCGGTCAACCCGACGGCAGGCGTGTCGGACGATCCTTCCTGGGGGTGGCAGGATGGTTTCAGTGCGGCCGGCCTTCCCGCGGGTCTCACCGCCGCCACCGCCGTGCAGGCGACGGGGGGCGGCGCTGCCGTGTCATCCCTGGCCGGCGCCCCTGCCACGTCATCGACCCTGACGACCAGCGGCGGTTCCATCGCCTACACGTCGGCTTCATGGATCGTCTCGCTCGGTGACCCGGTGATCAAGGCCGACATGACGACGGCCTCCGCCGACGGCGTCGTCACCGAGGTCGAGATGGCCCGGCTGTTCACCGACCTCGTGACCGCATTGGCCAGCAGTCACACAACGCTCTCGTCCAGCCAGTTCGCCGATCTCAGGACGATTGCCGCCAATCTCAACGTTGGCGAATCCGCCTCGTCCTATGTGAGCTACCTCACCAACGCGCTGGTTCTCGGCAATGCCGCGAACGCGAAATGGACCGGTGGCGGCACCACCGCGACGACGCTCGGCAATCTCGCTGTCGGCAGCACGGCCGACCAGTTGTCCAGGCTGACCGGCAAGTGGTTCCTCGGCACGGATCTGCCCAGCAGTACCGTGTCAGTCAGCGGAACCAGCTTCACCGTGACGTATTCGGTCGTCCAGAAGCCGCTTTACGGCAGCGGCGGCCCGAGCGTGAACGACATCAACCAGGGGCGCCTGGGCGACTGCTACCTGCTGTCCTCGCTGGCGGAAGTGGCCTGCCGGAATCCGTCGATCATCAACGACATGATCACCGACAACGGCAACGGCACGTATGGCGTCCGGTTCTTCGCCAATGGGGTCGCCCAGTACGTCACCGTCGCCAACACGCTCGCGGGCGGCGGAACGGTCTTCAACAGGGGAACCGCGCTCTGGGGCAGCCTGGTCGAGCAGGCCTTCGCGCAGTTCCAGGCCAGCGGCATCACGACCGGCAACTCGGCCTACAACTACGGCAATTCGTTTTCCTCGATCGGCAATGGCGGATTCGTCGCCAACGCGCTGGAGGCAATCACCGGCGCGACCAGCATCACCAATTATTACGCGGGGAATGGAAGCTGGGAAAAGGATGTCCTGAATGGCTCTCTGAACTGGCAGAACAGCACGTATAATCTGAGCTCGGCCTCGGTGCTGTCCGCCATTGCGGCTGCCCTGGCCAATGGCAACGACGTCATCCTGTCCTCGTATACCGATGCGTATGACAGCTCCGGCCGGCAGACCCTGGTGGCCAGCCATGCGATGTCGGTCTACGGCTACAACAGCAGCACCCAGATGCTGCAGATCCGCAATCCCTGGGGGAGCGTCAGCTACGGCCAGACCTGGAACACGACGTTCGAGGTGAGCCTGTCCACCCTGCTTGCCGCGGGTGACGTCATTACCATCGACAACGTGGGCGGCGGTGCCGGCCCATCGAACGTCGTGACGAATGCGCTTGTCTCCGCCGCCGCCGGGCTGCAGGCGAATGCGCAGGTTGCTTCGTTCACCATCGCGGACACGGCGGCCAACGTGGTGGCCGGGTTGTCCGCGCTGGCCGGCGATACCAAGCTGAGCGCGATCACGCTGACCGATGCCACCACGCCGTCGCTGACCCTCACCAATGCCGCCTACGCCGCCGGCAGCGCGGTCCTGGCCAAGATCACCAGCGGCTTCACCCTGACGGTGACCGGCGCCACGGTGGCAGGCGCCGCGGCGCTGCAGGCCAACGCGAAGGTGACGTCCTTCACCGTCAGCGACACCGCCGCCAGGGTGGTGGCCGGCCTGTCCGCGCTGGCCGCCGATGCCAAGCTGGGCGCGATCACGCTGACCGATGCCAGCCGGCCCTCCCTGACGCTCACCGGCGCGGCCTACACCGCTGGCAGCGCGGCCCTGGCCAGGATCAGCAGCACCTACACGCTCGTGGTGACCGGCGCCACGGTGATAAGCGCGGCGGCGCTGCAGGCCAACGCGAAGGTGACGTCCTTCACCGTCAGCGACACCGCCGCCAACGTGGTGGCCGGGCTGTCCGCGCTGGGGGCCGATACCAAGCTGGGCACGATCACGTTGACGGATGCCAGCCGGCCCTCGCTGACGCTGACCAGCGCCGCCTTCGCTGCCGGCAGCGCGGCCCTGGCCAGGATCAGCAGCACCTACACGCTCGCGGTGACCGGCGCCACGGTGGCAGGCGCGGCGGCGCTGCAGGCCAACGCGAAGGTGACGTCCTTCACGGTTGGCGACACCGCCGCCAACGTGGTGGCCGGGCTGTCCGCGCTGAAGGCCGATACCAAGCTGGGCGCGATCACGCTGACCGATGCCGGCCAGCCATCGCTGACGCTGACCAGCGCGGCCTATACCGCCGGCAGCGCGGTGATCGCGAAGATCACCGGCAGCTATACCCTGGCAGTGACCGGCGCCACGGTGGGGACTGCCACGGCGTTGCAGGGCAATGCCAAGGTGACGTCCTTCACGGTCGGCGACACCGCCGCCAACGTGGTGACCGGCCTGTCCGCCCTGGCCAGCGATGCCAAGCTGAGCGCGATCACGCTGACGGATGCCGGCCGGCCCTCGCTGACGCTGACCAGTGCCGCCTTCACCGCAGGCAGTGCGGTGCTGGCGAAGATCACCAGCAGCTACAACCTGACGGTGACCGGGGCCACGGTGGGGACCGCGGCGGCGCTGCAGGGCAATGCCAAGGTAACGTCCTTCACCATCGGCGACACCGCCGCCAACGTGGTGGCCGGGCTGTCCGCGCTGGGGGCCGATGCCAAGCTGGGCACGATCACGCTGACGGATGCCGGCCGGCCCTCGCTGACGCTGACCAGCGCGGCCTACAGCGCCGGTAGCGCGGTGCTGGCGAAGATCACCAGCAGCTACACGCTCGCGGTGACCGGCGTCGCGGTGGCGAATGCCACGACGCTGCAGGGCAATGCCAAGGTGACGTCCTTCGCCATCGGCGACACGGCGGCCAACGTGGTGGCCGGGCTGTCCGCGCTGAAGGCCGATACCAAGCTGAACGCGATCACGCTGACGGATGCCGGCCGGCCCTCGCTGGCGCTGACCAGCGCGGCCTACAGCGCCGGCAGCGCGGTGCTGGCGAAGATCACCAGCAGCTACGACCTGGTGGTGACCGGCGCCTCGGTGACGAACGCGGCGGCGCTGCAGGCCAACGCGAAGGTGACATCCTTCACCCTCAGCGACACGGCGGCAAACGTGAAGGCGGCGCTGCCTGCCCTGAATGCCGATACCAAGCTGACACAAATGACCATCGTCGGCACGGCCGGGGCCGACACGCTGGACCTGACCAATTCCAGGGTGGCCGCGACCATCAATCTCGGCAACAACACGGCCCTGGTCAGCGCGGGGCTGGGTTCACCAAGCCTGACCTTCGCCACTCCCGGCGACAGCATCAGATTGGGCAGTGCCGCCGAGGTGATCAACTACACGCTGGCCTCGAACGGGGGCATTGAAACGATCGCGAATTTCCAGTTCGGGGTGGACCAGTTGGTGCTCAACCTCAACGGCGCCAGCGCCAGCGTGCTCAGGACCGCCGACACGCTGGTCAACGGCCAGCACGCGGTGACGATCTACGGCGGCACCTCGCCGACCGCCGGCGTCGTGCTGACCGGCCTCGACAGCAGCATGACGGCAAGCATCCTCAGGTCCGGGCACACCAGCATCGCCAACGGATACGTCACGATCACCTGA
- a CDS encoding methyl-accepting chemotaxis protein: MLTEWYRPRRAQDDRAKLRALDRSQAMIEFALDGTILSANDRFLAVLGYTLAELQGRHHSLFVPAGHRDSGEYRRFWEALNRGEYQAGEFKRLAKGGREIWLQASYNPVLRGDGRPCKIMKIATDITAAKLLNADHEGQINAIGQTQAVIEFDLDGGVLTANRNFLAALGYTLDEIRGRHHSLFVAAEDRAGEAYRQFWDRLRRGEHQAGEFRRIGKGGREVWIHATCTPIPDPDGRPFKVVKYATDITAQVEDRLRRARLSQDVSMGLGEITRAISTATDQAAGAASASMETTASVEAVAAGAEELVSSVAEISRQTTEASRVSSQAVEEAARTSSIVSHLSEAADRIGEVVRLISEIAGQTNLLALNATIEAARAGEAGRGFAVVAGEVKTLAAQTAKATEEIAGQIAQVQRVTGDAVAAIDTISRIIARLHDISAAIAGAAEQQNAVVKDISSSMHSAADAVGGISRNMEEIAQATRTADAFTRKVQGMSEELAA; this comes from the coding sequence ATGCTCACTGAATGGTATCGCCCGCGCCGTGCGCAGGACGACCGGGCGAAGCTGCGCGCCCTCGATCGCTCCCAGGCCATGATCGAGTTCGCCCTGGACGGCACGATCCTCTCGGCCAATGACCGCTTCCTTGCCGTGCTCGGCTACACGCTGGCCGAGCTGCAGGGACGCCACCACAGCCTGTTCGTTCCCGCCGGACACCGCGACAGCGGCGAGTACCGGCGGTTCTGGGAGGCGCTCAATCGCGGCGAGTACCAGGCCGGCGAGTTCAAGCGGCTCGCCAAGGGCGGGCGCGAGATCTGGCTGCAGGCCTCCTATAATCCGGTCCTGCGGGGCGACGGCCGTCCCTGCAAGATCATGAAGATCGCCACCGACATCACCGCGGCGAAGCTGCTGAACGCCGATCACGAAGGCCAGATCAACGCCATTGGCCAGACCCAGGCGGTGATCGAGTTCGACCTCGACGGCGGGGTGCTCACCGCCAACCGGAACTTCCTCGCCGCCCTGGGCTACACGCTCGACGAGATCCGGGGCCGCCACCACAGCCTGTTCGTCGCCGCGGAGGACCGCGCGGGCGAGGCGTACCGGCAGTTCTGGGACAGGCTGCGCCGGGGCGAACACCAGGCCGGCGAGTTCCGCCGCATCGGCAAGGGCGGCCGGGAGGTCTGGATCCATGCCACCTGCACGCCGATCCCCGATCCGGACGGCCGTCCCTTCAAGGTGGTGAAATACGCGACCGACATCACTGCCCAGGTCGAGGACCGCCTCCGCCGCGCCCGGCTGAGCCAGGACGTCAGCATGGGGCTTGGGGAAATCACCCGTGCCATTTCCACCGCCACCGACCAGGCGGCCGGGGCGGCGAGCGCCTCGATGGAGACGACGGCAAGCGTGGAGGCGGTCGCGGCGGGGGCGGAGGAACTGGTGTCCTCGGTGGCGGAGATCAGTCGCCAGACCACCGAGGCTTCCCGCGTCTCCTCCCAGGCGGTGGAGGAAGCGGCGCGCACCAGTTCCATCGTCTCGCATCTCTCCGAGGCGGCCGACCGCATCGGGGAAGTGGTGCGGCTGATCAGCGAGATCGCCGGCCAGACCAACCTGCTGGCGCTGAACGCCACCATCGAGGCCGCCCGCGCCGGAGAAGCCGGCCGCGGCTTCGCCGTGGTGGCGGGCGAGGTGAAGACGCTGGCGGCGCAGACCGCGAAGGCGACCGAGGAGATCGCCGGCCAGATCGCCCAGGTGCAGCGCGTCACCGGCGACGCGGTGGCGGCGATCGACACCATCAGCCGCATCATCGCCCGCCTCCACGACATCTCGGCCGCCATCGCCGGGGCGGCCGAACAGCAGAACGCGGTGGTGAAGGACATTTCGTCCAGCATGCATTCCGCCGCCGACGCGGTCGGCGGCATCAGCCGCAACATGGAAGAGATCGCCCAGGCGACCAGGACCGCCGACGCCTTCACCCGCAAGGTCCAGGGCATGTCGGAGGAACTGGCGGCCTGA
- a CDS encoding DUF3616 domain-containing protein, which translates to MSRMRALMAWLCLLPVFGGGPAKAQIRHHAGMCDPSGAVAWPEDGFTTFIVANDEDNRLRIYTHGDEAPPRLLGGDLGAFLGQQEQERQREADLEAATWLGGRIYWIGSHGRNSKGKPRAGRSVFLATTATPGGDGAVALAPFGSPRDLRPALARAGLAQAIGGDAADPDLAPERHGLNIEGLAARPDGASLLIGLRNPLREGKAIVIPFENPEAVVERGAEPRLGAPLLLDLGGLGIRSIEYVPARSEYVIAAGPRGDPGEGARYHFGLFRWSGRAGDRPEPVAAATQVLTALRDQAGWFAPEAVIVDRSGRQALLLSDDGDRRLRPGTRCKDLPEAERRFRSIILDLP; encoded by the coding sequence ATGTCCAGGATGCGCGCGTTGATGGCATGGCTGTGCCTGCTGCCGGTGTTCGGCGGGGGCCCAGCGAAGGCCCAGATCCGGCATCACGCCGGCATGTGCGACCCCTCGGGGGCGGTCGCCTGGCCCGAGGACGGCTTCACGACCTTCATCGTCGCCAATGACGAGGACAACCGCCTGCGCATCTACACGCACGGGGACGAGGCCCCCCCACGCCTGCTGGGCGGCGATCTCGGCGCCTTCCTGGGCCAGCAGGAGCAGGAGCGGCAGCGGGAAGCCGACCTGGAAGCCGCAACCTGGCTGGGTGGGCGGATCTACTGGATCGGCTCGCACGGGCGGAACAGCAAGGGCAAGCCCCGTGCCGGGCGCAGCGTGTTCCTTGCCACCACTGCCACGCCCGGCGGTGATGGCGCGGTGGCGCTGGCGCCGTTCGGATCCCCGCGCGACCTGCGGCCCGCCCTGGCCCGGGCGGGGCTTGCGCAGGCCATCGGCGGGGACGCCGCCGACCCGGATCTGGCGCCGGAACGGCACGGGCTCAACATCGAAGGGCTGGCGGCGCGGCCGGACGGGGCCTCGCTGCTGATCGGCCTGCGCAATCCGCTGCGGGAGGGGAAAGCCATCGTGATTCCCTTCGAGAATCCCGAAGCGGTGGTGGAACGGGGGGCGGAGCCCCGGCTCGGCGCGCCGCTGTTGCTGGACCTCGGCGGCCTGGGGATCCGCAGCATCGAGTACGTGCCGGCACGTTCCGAATACGTCATCGCCGCCGGGCCGCGGGGGGACCCGGGGGAGGGGGCGCGGTATCATTTCGGCCTGTTCCGCTGGTCGGGACGCGCCGGGGACCGGCCCGAGCCGGTCGCCGCCGCCACGCAGGTGCTGACGGCGTTGCGCGACCAGGCCGGGTGGTTCGCCCCCGAGGCGGTCATCGTCGATCGTTCGGGGCGGCAGGCACTGCTGCTCAGCGACGACGGTGACCGCAGGCTGCGTCCCGGCACGCGCTGCAAGGACCTGCCGGAGGCGGAGCGTCGTTTCCGCAGCATCATCCTCGATCTTCCCTGA